CCGAGGATCGCGTCGACCTGGTGAATCTGCTCCTCGAAACGCGGGTTCGAGCAGTCGACGAGGTGGATCAGGAGGTCGGCGTCCTTCAACTCCTCAAGAGTGGCCTTGAAAGCGCCCATGAGCGACTTCGGGAGGCTCCTGATGAAGCCGACGGTGTCGGTGATGATTACCTCGCGGTCCCTCGGGAATCGCAGGCGCCTGGACGAGGTATCGAGAGTCGCAAAGAGCAGATTTTCGGTAAAGACCTCGCTCCTGGTAAGGGTGTTGAGAAGGGTGGACTTCCCGGCGTTGGTGTACCCCACGATGGAGATGATCGGCACCCCGGCTTTCACCCTTTTCTGCCGGCGCTGGTAACGGCCGTTGGAAAGCTCCCTCAGCTCCCGCTCCAGCGAAGCTATGCGGTCCCTGATCCGGCGGCGGTCCGTCTCGAGTTTCGTCTCACCGGGGCCGCGCCCGCCGATACCCCCCATGAGTCGCGACATCTGCACGCCCCGCCCGCTCAGCCTCGGCAAGAGATACTTCAACTGGGCGAGCTCAACCTGCACCTTGCCGTCGACGCTGTGGGCGCGGCGGGCGAAGATGTCCAGGATCAGCTGGCTGCGGTCGATGACCTTCAGCTCCGTGATCTCCGAGATGGAACGGACCTGCGCAGGGGAGAGCTCCTGATCGAAGACGAGGAGGGATGCGCCAAACTGCATCGCCTTTATCAGCACCTCGCGCAGCTTTCCCTCTCCCATCAGGTAGCGCGGATTGAACTCCTTCGGGCGCTGGATGACGGTATCGAGTACGCCGACGCCGGCGGTGCGGGCAAGCTCCTTCAGCTCCTCCATGGAGTCGAGAGCCTCTTCCATCGGCTTCTGGGTCACCGAAAGGAGAAGCGCGCGTTCTTCGGCTGCGGTCTCCCGGCTCTCTTCCCGTTTGAGGCTGTGCTCCAGCTCTTCGATGAATGCACGCAGGTCGAGCTTCAGGCTGTCGAACGGTACCGTAGGGTGGACTTCGTACGGCGGTGCATGCTCCTTCGGCGGAACGATGGAGGCGGTCTGCACGGAGAAGCGGTCCGGGTTCTGCGTCAGCTGCAGGGCTGCGACCAGGTCGAAGCGCAGAAGCGCCAGGTCTGTGAGGTCGTCGTCGGAGATCGCTTCACCCTTCAGGTGGGTGTGCACCATGCGCAGCCCCCGCAGGAGCTTTTTGCCGATGGGGTAGTCGGTCAGCTGCGGTATCAGCAGACCGCGCTCGTCGCCGACGATGACGTAGGCTACCTCGCCGGTGCGGTCGAGGAGCACCCCGATCTGCCGTCTGATCTCCAGCGAGAGGTCGGCGAGCTCCCGCGCGAAGTCGGGATTGATCAATTCCGCCGGAAGGGTGCGGCGGCGGAAGAGCCGCTCCAGTCTCTTTACCTGGTTCGGTTTCAGTCCTGTCAGGTTCCCTTGTGGCTGTCTGATAGCGTTTCCTCCCTATAAAGCAGAAAAGCCGGAGCGCCGGGGCCACCTTGACCCTGGCCTCCGGCCCGTCTACTTATTCATTCTGTCGCGAATCCTCGGCTCTGTGCCCCGCGCTACAGTCCAATAATATTATAGCCGCTGTCCACGAAATGAACCTCTCCGGTTACGGCCCGGGAAAGGTCGCTGGCAAGGTAGACAGCTGAACCTGCCACTTCTTCCTGGCTGATGTTGCGGCGCAGCGGAGCTTTCCCCGCCACGATCCCGGCGATCTGGGTAAAGCCACCCACGCCGGCGGATGCGAGCGTCCTCAGCGGCCCTGCGGAGATGGCGTTCACCCTCACGCCGTCGGGACCCATCCCCTCGGCGAGGTAGCGCACGCTTGCTTCCAGAGCTGCCTTGGCGACCCCCATGACATTGTAGTTGGGGAACACCTTCGTGGAGCCGTAATAGGTCATGGAGATGATGCTGCCGTCTCTCCCCTGCATGAGGGGCGCTGCTTCCTTTGCCATCGCGATGAGGGAGTAGGCGCTGATCTCCAGCGCGAGGTTGAACCCTTCGCGGGTGGTGTTCAGGATCGAGCCCTTCAGCTCTTCCTTGTTGGCGAAAGCCACCGAATGCACCAGGATATCGAGTCCGCCCCACGCCTTCTGGATCTCGGCGAAGGTGGCTTTGAGGTCGTCGTCGCTTCTTACATCACACGGGAGGGTGAGGGTCACCCCAATGCTCTCCGCCAACGGCATGACCCGCTTGGCCACGGCCTCGTTGGCGTAGGCGAGAGCGACCTCGGCCCCTTCACGACGGAACGCTTCCGCCACGGCCCAGGCTATGCTCTTGTCATTGGCAACCCCGAAAATGAGTGCCTTTTTCCCTTCCAATAAACCCATGAAATACCCTCCTCATCGGTATCAACAGATGCCCGCTTTTCTATGGTCCCTCAATTGTAGACGAAGGATAGTAATGAAAAAGAACGTTTTTGGCAAGCAATATAGCGGCTTTGGCTGAATTCGGATTGTACACAGTTGTGGCTGGAGAGGCTCGATGATGGTGGCGAACTGTAGGTGGACGGAGGGGGACAGGCACCTTTTAACAAAGGAGCCTGTCCCCGCACGGTGCGCCTACTCCGGCAGGGTATCCTCGAATGCCGGTGGTACTACAGGTTCCTCGACTACCGGTTCGAGAGTGCGGGTGCGCGCCTCCAGCAGGGCGAGACGTCTGTCGATGTCCTCCAGGAGCTCGACGCTGCGGTCTACTCGCCCCTTGATGCTGAAGATCACAAAGGGGAGCACAAACCAGATCACCGTCAGGAAAAACCCGAGGATGGAGACGATAGTCATAAATCCGCCGAAGACTGCCATCAAAGCCTCCTGTGAAGGTTCCGATCTTGTGGCGGGACGGTCAGAGAGCCGCCTTCTCCAGAGCCTGCGCCAGCTGGTCGGGGCAGGAGGTGTTCCCCTGGCACGGGATCCCCTTCAGCCTCCTTACCGCTTCCTCAACCGCCATGCCGCGCACCAGAGCCGCTACCGCCTGCGTGTTGCCGCGGCAGCCGTTTTCGAACTCCGCGCCGAGGATGATGCCATCTTCGATCTCGATGATGATACGGGTCGCGCAGCTCCCCGAGGTGTGGTGGATTACCTGCATGTACTTCTCCTTCATTGAATATAGTCTCTGGGGGCGGGCGGCTACTCGCTGAGAGCCTGAGCCATGGTGATACGTTCCGGTCCCGGGCATCCCTTGAGATAGAGCGCGTTTATGGCGGCGAGAAGAGCGTTGAGGCGCTCCAGGTCAATGACCGCGCTTCCCGGGATCGACTCGACCCCCGCGAAGTTCTCGGGGCAGAAGTCGATCTCGCTGTCGTCCCCTCGTTTTACCAGCAGCGGGAGTCCGTGGGTGCGGCAAATAATGGGGCGGGCTTCGTAGAGGAGGCAAAGGCCGTCGTGCAGGAGCGGGCAGCGCCCGTGCGCTGTGCTGACCTTTGCCAGTTCGCGGATTTGCTCCTGTTGGGACGGAGGGAGTTCCTCCAGGGCGCGTCGCAGTGCGGCTGCCTCCACTGCGAATATGGTGAGGTGCCTGCAGCAGGCGTCGCACCCGGGACGGCAGGCGAGGTGCGCGGCAAATTTCGTTGCGGTGGTCGCGCACATTTCGTCGACGCGTGCGACGAGCACGCGGTAGTTTTCGAGTCCTGACATGCTGTATCAGGCTCCCTGCAGGTCGGTGCTGAACTGCTGCATCAGTTCCTTGTTGAGGTAGAAGTACGGCTTCTCGATGGTGCCGGTGAAGCCGAACTCCATGAAGTTCACCATGACCGGATCATCGGGGCGGCCGCTGGAGACATACCCTTTCGCGGCCGGGTCGATCTCCAGGAGCTTTTCCATCGCCTCCTGCCCCCCCATCCCCCCCGGGATGTTGAGGTCGAGAATCACCGCTGCGAAGGTTTTGCCGTCGCGGAAACGCTCCGCATAAAGCTCCACCGCCTCGGAGCCGTCCGTGGCGAACTCGACTGCAAAGCCGTACCTTTTCAATGTCTCGCCCGCAACGAACCGAACCATCTCGTCGTCATCCATCACAAGGATCGTCTTTGCTTCAGGCTGGCTGCTACCCATGATTCCCACCTTTGGCTACTCTATTGTGCCAGTAATAAGGACGTGTTATGAAGTACGGGGATGCGGACCGGGACTCTCAATTTATAACAGCGTCAGGTTCGGTCGGCAAGGAAATTCATTAGCGACAAGGAGAGGCAATGGCAAAGCAGAAGCTGCCGGTGACGGCGGCCGTCCGCGCACTGCGGGAGGCAAAAGTTGACTATACGCCGCACCTTTACGACTACGAGGAGCGGGGCGGCACCGCGCACTCGGCAAGCGAGCTCGGGGTCGACGAGCACAGCGTGGTAAAGACCCTCATCATGGAAGACGAGACGAAGGCGCCGCTGATCGTCCTTATGCACGGAGACCTGCAGGTGAGCACGAAGGAACTCGCCCGCGCCATCGGGGTGAAGAGCGTGGCCCCCTGCACTCCGGAGACTGCGAACCGGCACTCGGGGTACCTCGTCGGCGGCACCTCCCCCTTTGGCACCAGGAAGGCGATGCCTGTGTACATGGAAGAGACGATAGCTGCGCTGCCGGTCATCTACATAAACGGCGGCAGCCGCGGCTTTCTCGTGGCGCTGCAACCGTCGGAGCTGATCCGCGTGCTGAAGCCGACCCTGGTGGGAGTGGGGATCAAGTAGGAGGTGAGGGAGGGGGGGGGCCCGCTGCACGGCCACGGTCCGAGGGTCCGTCTGCTGGACATTCTCATTCACATTAGTATTCTCGTAAGAATGTCGTTTTGCCGCACCAACCACACCCGCTTCGAATGAGGAGGATATCCTATGGCGAAGAACCGGAGAGATGGTGAGCACGACGAGTTTCCCCTCCCCACGAAGATCCTTTCCAACGGTGAATTCACTCCCCCTCCGCAGTCCGAGAACCAGAAGAAGGTAGAGCGCCGCATAAACGAGCTCACGGACACCTTCGCCGGGAAGCTCGGCATGGACAGGCGCGCCTTCCTGAAAACCTCCTGCGGGATGGCGGTGGCCTTCATGGCGATGAACGAGATCTACGGATACTTCTTCGACGTGAGCCCCTGCGAAGCAGCCGAGCCCAACGCGCCGCGCTTCCGTCAGCTCGGGAGCCAGTTCATCTTCGACGTGCAGACCCACTTCGTGCGCGACCGCTACACCTGGAAGGGGACGCTACCTTTGCGCGAGGAGGCAAAGAAGAAGGGGTGGAACCCGGAGCTGAAGGGGGAAAAGACCGATCTCGACAAGGTGAAGTTCCAGAACTACCTGCGCGAGATCTTCGTGGAGAGCGACACCTCCATTGCCCTCCTTACCAGCGCCCCCTTCGACCAGACCGAGAAGTGGTTTCTCTTCAACGACGAGATGGCGAAGGCTCGCGCCCAGGTGAACAAGATGGCGGGGTCAAAGCGGCTCTATTGCCACGCGCTCTTCACCCCCGGCCGACCCGGCTGGCTGAAGGAGATGGATCTCGCCATACCGCTGAAGCCCGACAGCTGGAAGGGGTACACGGTGGGGGCGCCCTTCGAGAATTCGAAGTACCACTGGAGGCTGGACGACGAGAAGCTGGTGTATCCGGCATACGAGAAGATGGTGAAGGCGGGGATCAAGAACGTCTGCATCCACAAGGGGATACTTCCACCGGGATACAACCTGAAGATGATGCGCAACTGGCAAGCGTCCAAGGTAGACGACGTCGGCAAGGCCGCGAAGGACTGGCCGCAGCTCAATTTCATCATCTACCACTCCGCGCTGAAGATGGGAGTCGAGCCGCCGGAGGAGGAGCTCAGCCGCTTCGAGAAGGACGGTCGCATCGAATGGGTGTCCGACCTCGCCGAGGTGCCGGCGAAGTATGGTGTCAAGAACGTGTATGGCGAGCTCGGCGCCTCCTTTGCGGCCTCCTGCGTCTCCCATCCCCGGTTCTGTGCCGGGATGCTCGGACAGCTCGTAAAGGGGCTCGGCGCGGACCACGTCCTGTGGGGGACCGATTCGGTGTGGTACGGGTCGCCGCAGTGGCAGATCGAGGCGTTCCGGCGCATCGAGATCCCGCCGGACATGCAGCAAAAGTACAGTTTCGCAGCACTTGGCCCGGTAGACGGCGAAGTGAAGAACATGATCTTCGGGGAGAACGCCGCTCGCCTGTACGGGATCGATGTGAATGACTATAAGCGAAAGGCGGCCACCTCACCCGACAACTTCGCCATCCTCAAGGACTCCTGGGTTGAGGGCGAGGAGGCCCACGTTTCTTCCATCATCGGAGGCTGATCCCTCCATCCAAAAAGCGAACAGACGCCGGTGGCGTAGAAGTCTGACTCACCGGCGTATCCTCCCCCCCCTCCCCACTGCCCCACCTCCACACGCGAAACCTCACGTCCTGCACTCCCGAATCTCTCCTTTTGCTGTCAACTCGTTGACTCGTCCGGGCGCAACACAGGTGTTGTGGTTGCTCCAATACCCAAGCCTTCTCAACTATTTACAGCAATATTTCCTTTCGGAAGAAAAGCCTTGCCTTTTAAAAAGCGTATGCTATGATGCTCATTTTTTAAGCAGGATAGGAAGGTGAAGATAATGCACAAAACGGTGACCATCGGGTCGCTGACATTGAGAAACAGGCTCCTCCTGGCGCCGATGGCGGGGATCACCAACCTGGCGATGCGACTGATGGCGCGCGAGCAGGGAGTGGCGCTTACCTTTACGGAGATGGTAAGTGTCAACGGACTGACCAGGGAAGGGCAAAAGAGCTTCGACCTGCTGCGCAGCACGCCGGAGGACCGGCCCCTCGGCCTGCAGCTTTTCGGGGACGATCCTCAGACGCTGGCGGACGCCGCAAAGCTCGTTGAGGGGTACGGGGAGCTCATCGATATCAACATGGGGTGCCCGGTGCGCAAGGTCGTCGGTACCGGCGCCGGCTCCGCCCTTTTGAAGGATCCGCAGAGAGTCGCCGCGATCGTGCGCAGCGTGCGGCGGGCGACGCCCCTCCCGCTGACGGTGAAGATCCGCACCGGATGGACCTGCGGTGACGACGTCTTCCTGGAGATCGGGCGCATAGCGCAGGAGGAGGGGTGCGACGCGGTGACGCTCCATCCGCGCAGCCGGGCGCAGATGTTCGACGGGAAGGCCGACTGGAGCAAGATCGGTGAACTGAAAGCCGCCCTCACCATCCCGGTCATCGGCAGCGGAGACCTCTTCAGCGCGGCGGACGTGGTGGCGATGATGGCGCAGAGCGGCTGCGACGCCGTCATGGTCGCCCGCGGCGCCATGGGGAACCCGTGGATTTTCAGGGAGGCGCTCGCGCTTCTCGAGGGGGGGGAGCCGCACCCTCCGACGAGGGTGGAACGGCTGGCGGCGGCCAGGAGGCACCTCGATCTCTTCTGCGAGCTGGAGGGGGACCGCACCGCCCTCATGGAGATGCGAAAGCACCTCTCCTGGTATTCCAAAGGACTGCCGGGTGCGGCGCAGTTTCGCGCGGCGGTGAACAGGATAGAGCAGGCAGCGCACCTTACCGAGGTCATGGAGAGCTTTTTCAATGCATGATGTCATGGAGGGGTACTACGAGAACGTCATCGACAGCGTCGGCGACGGCGTCATCGTTCTCGACAACAGCGGCGCCGTCACCTTTGTAAACCCGGCGGCGGAAGAGATTTGCGGCGTCTCCAGGCGCCAGGCGAAGGGGAAGCGCTTTAGCAGCATCTTCAGCGGCTCCGATCTGCTGCTGGAGATGGTGGAAAAGACGATGGCGACGGGGATGTCGGTCTCCGATCACGAAAACGTGGTCATGAGGCGCGGCGGCCGCGTCGTCCCCGTCAGCGCCAGTACCTCTCCGCTTCAGATGTCCGACGGGGAGCGCGGCGGAACGATCGTCGTCCTGAGGGATCTCACAAAGGTGCGCGAACTGGAGGCCGCCGTTCGCCACGCCGATCGCCTCTCCTCCCTCGGAACGCTCGCTGCCGGCCTCGCCCACGAGATCAAGAACCCTCTCGGCGGCATCAAGGGGGCGGCGCAACTTCTCGAGATGGAGCTTCCCGAGAGTCACGAGATGCGGGAATACACCCGTGTGGTGCTGAAGGAGGTGCAGCGGGTGAACTCCATCGTGGAGCAGCTCCTGGCCCTTGCCTCCCCGGGAAAGCTGAAGCTCGACAAGGTGAACCTGCACCAGGTGCTCGGCGACATCATTCTCCTGCAAAAGCACGACACTGACTGCCGCGGCATCACGGTGCACCAGTTTTTCGATCCGAGCATCCCGCCGATCGTGGCGGACGAATCGCTCATAACCCAGCTTTTCCTCAACCTCATCAGAAACGCCATCGAAGCGATCGGCGAGGGAGGAACGCTGAAGGTCACCAGCCGCATCGTCTACGATTACAGCATGAGCCAGAGAGGGGAGGGGCGGGCGCGTCTCCTTGCGGTGGATGTCGCCGACAACGGTCCGGGGATAGCGGAAGAGAACCTGGAGCAGCTCTTTATGCCCTTTTTTACCACGAAGCCGACCGGTACCGGCCTCGGGCTCGCGATCTGCCAGAAGATCGTCTCCGAGCACCGCGGCATGATAAACGTCGACTCGCACGCGGGAAGGGGCACCGTCTTCACGGTGAGCCTCCCGCTGCTGCAGTAGCCATCGAGCTGTCAGCCGGGAGTGCCTCCGGCGCCGAGCCAGGCAGATGAATTGAGGAGCTTTTATGCCGATGAACAGGATATTGGTTGCCGACGATGAAGAAAGCATGCGCTGGGTCCTCTCCAAGGCCCTGAGGAAGAAGGGGTTCGCGGTGGACCTCGCCAGGGACGGGGAGGAGGCGCTGCGCCAGATCAGGGAGAACGCGTACGACCTCGCCATCCTCGACATCAAGATGCCGGGGATCTCCGGACTTGACCTCCTGGACCGGGTAAAGGAGGAGTGCGCCGATCTGTTCGTCGTGGTCATGACCGCCGAGGCGAGCATGAAAAACGCCGTGGAGGCGATGAAGCGCGGCGCCTACGACTACCTCACCAAGCCGTTCGATCTCAGCGTCATGGACGCGGTCGTGGAAAAGGTGAGTCGCGCGCGGGAGATGAGCGGGCAGGTGAACCTCCTGAAGGAGGAGCTGAAGGATCGCTACCAGCTGGAGAAGACAATCATCGGCAACTCCCCGGCGATGCGCGAGGTGTACAAGACGATAGGGAAGGTGGCGCCGAGCGACGTCACGGTCCTCGTGCAAGGTGAATCGGGAACGGGAAAGGAGCTCATCGCGCGGGCGATCCACTACAACTCCCGCCGCCTCGGGAAACCGTTCATTGCGCTCAACTGTGCGGCGATCCCGAAGGAGCTTCTGGAGAGCGAGCTCTTCGGCTTTGAGAAGGGGGCCTTCACCGGAGCGACGGAGCGCAAGCTCGGGAAGTTCGAGCAGGCGAACGGCGGCACGATCTTTCTCGACGAGATCGGGGACATGCCGATCGACCTGCAGGCGAAGATCCTCAGGGTCCTGCAGGAGCGGGAGATCACCAGGACCGGCGGCAACCAGAGCATCCAGGTCGACGTGCGGGTCGTCGCTGCGACGAACCAGGACCTGGAAGAGAGCGTGCGCAAGAAGCAGTTCCGCGAGGACCTCTACTACCGCCTCAACGTGATACCGATCCAGCTCGTGCCGCTGCGCGAGAGGAGCGAGGACGTGCCGCTTCTGGTAGAGTACTTCCTCGGCAAGATCTGCGCGGAGCTCGAGCACCCCCCGAAGCGCTGCTCCGCCGACGCCATGCGGCTATTGAGCAACTATTCCTGGCCCGGCAACATCCGCGAGCTGGAGAACACCATCAAGAGGGCGGTGATTCTCTCTCCCGACCCGCTTCTCATCTCCGCCGATTTTCCGGGGCTGCGCACCCGGCAGGGGGAGGGGGGGGGCGAGGAGCTGTCACTGGAGGGGATCGTCGATCTGAAGCTCAGGGGGAGTTTCAGCAACATGGAGCGGATGGAGAGCGGCGACGTGTACGCCATGGTGCTGGAACAGGTGGAGCGCCCGCTGATCCGTTTCGTGCTGGAGAAGACGCGCGGGAACCAGGTCCGCGCGGCAGACATCCTGGGGATCAACCGCAACACGCTGAGGAAGAAGATCACGGAGCTGGGGATCGAGGTGGTGAAGCCGGGGTGAACTCTTTGAGCGCGGCCTTAGCGCCCACTGCTGAATAAATGGTTCATCCCGGGAATCTCGAAGTCGAGATGAATGTGCTATCAAAGCAGTAGGCGAGGTAGCAGGTTCCCCCCTTTGCGAAGGGGGGACAGGGGGGATTTGCTTTTCGTTAGCACATGCTGATTTCTCCTCAAACCGCAGCCGTCTGCAGCACCATTGAGATCAACGACATAGCGACCGACCGGTTGGCCTCGACCCAGAATCTGCTTGCGCCGTAGATGAGAGCACAGCAGGCACTCAGTCATATGCTTGCGCACTTTGACGGGGGCATCTTCAAGTCGGTCATCCCGTGACCAGACCAAGTCAAATCCCCCCTGTCCCCCCTTCGCAAAGGGGGGGACGCGAGGTCTTGTGCGGCGCTTCTTTGCGGCATAGTACGA
The DNA window shown above is from Geomonas sp. RF6 and carries:
- the hflX gene encoding GTPase HflX, coding for MKPNQVKRLERLFRRRTLPAELINPDFARELADLSLEIRRQIGVLLDRTGEVAYVIVGDERGLLIPQLTDYPIGKKLLRGLRMVHTHLKGEAISDDDLTDLALLRFDLVAALQLTQNPDRFSVQTASIVPPKEHAPPYEVHPTVPFDSLKLDLRAFIEELEHSLKREESRETAAEERALLLSVTQKPMEEALDSMEELKELARTAGVGVLDTVIQRPKEFNPRYLMGEGKLREVLIKAMQFGASLLVFDQELSPAQVRSISEITELKVIDRSQLILDIFARRAHSVDGKVQVELAQLKYLLPRLSGRGVQMSRLMGGIGGRGPGETKLETDRRRIRDRIASLERELRELSNGRYQRRQKRVKAGVPIISIVGYTNAGKSTLLNTLTRSEVFTENLLFATLDTSSRRLRFPRDREVIITDTVGFIRSLPKSLMGAFKATLEELKDADLLIHLVDCSNPRFEEQIHQVDAILGELELSNKPRLLVFNKVDLLPDMKKRDPLAFMKVRKLSRTLSAISVSASDRKSLEPLLNELQQRFWHDVPDYAAAHGIEGDEEE
- a CDS encoding enoyl-ACP reductase FabI is translated as MGLLEGKKALIFGVANDKSIAWAVAEAFRREGAEVALAYANEAVAKRVMPLAESIGVTLTLPCDVRSDDDLKATFAEIQKAWGGLDILVHSVAFANKEELKGSILNTTREGFNLALEISAYSLIAMAKEAAPLMQGRDGSIISMTYYGSTKVFPNYNVMGVAKAALEASVRYLAEGMGPDGVRVNAISAGPLRTLASAGVGGFTQIAGIVAGKAPLRRNISQEEVAGSAVYLASDLSRAVTGEVHFVDSGYNIIGL
- a CDS encoding TIGR03905 family TSCPD domain-containing protein, which translates into the protein MQVIHHTSGSCATRIIIEIEDGIILGAEFENGCRGNTQAVAALVRGMAVEEAVRRLKGIPCQGNTSCPDQLAQALEKAAL
- a CDS encoding YkgJ family cysteine cluster protein codes for the protein MSGLENYRVLVARVDEMCATTATKFAAHLACRPGCDACCRHLTIFAVEAAALRRALEELPPSQQEQIRELAKVSTAHGRCPLLHDGLCLLYEARPIICRTHGLPLLVKRGDDSEIDFCPENFAGVESIPGSAVIDLERLNALLAAINALYLKGCPGPERITMAQALSE
- a CDS encoding response regulator; this translates as MGSSQPEAKTILVMDDDEMVRFVAGETLKRYGFAVEFATDGSEAVELYAERFRDGKTFAAVILDLNIPGGMGGQEAMEKLLEIDPAAKGYVSSGRPDDPVMVNFMEFGFTGTIEKPYFYLNKELMQQFSTDLQGA
- the ybaK gene encoding Cys-tRNA(Pro) deacylase, which produces MAKQKLPVTAAVRALREAKVDYTPHLYDYEERGGTAHSASELGVDEHSVVKTLIMEDETKAPLIVLMHGDLQVSTKELARAIGVKSVAPCTPETANRHSGYLVGGTSPFGTRKAMPVYMEETIAALPVIYINGGSRGFLVALQPSELIRVLKPTLVGVGIK
- a CDS encoding amidohydrolase family protein → MAKNRRDGEHDEFPLPTKILSNGEFTPPPQSENQKKVERRINELTDTFAGKLGMDRRAFLKTSCGMAVAFMAMNEIYGYFFDVSPCEAAEPNAPRFRQLGSQFIFDVQTHFVRDRYTWKGTLPLREEAKKKGWNPELKGEKTDLDKVKFQNYLREIFVESDTSIALLTSAPFDQTEKWFLFNDEMAKARAQVNKMAGSKRLYCHALFTPGRPGWLKEMDLAIPLKPDSWKGYTVGAPFENSKYHWRLDDEKLVYPAYEKMVKAGIKNVCIHKGILPPGYNLKMMRNWQASKVDDVGKAAKDWPQLNFIIYHSALKMGVEPPEEELSRFEKDGRIEWVSDLAEVPAKYGVKNVYGELGASFAASCVSHPRFCAGMLGQLVKGLGADHVLWGTDSVWYGSPQWQIEAFRRIEIPPDMQQKYSFAALGPVDGEVKNMIFGENAARLYGIDVNDYKRKAATSPDNFAILKDSWVEGEEAHVSSIIGG
- the dusB gene encoding tRNA dihydrouridine synthase DusB, whose protein sequence is MHKTVTIGSLTLRNRLLLAPMAGITNLAMRLMAREQGVALTFTEMVSVNGLTREGQKSFDLLRSTPEDRPLGLQLFGDDPQTLADAAKLVEGYGELIDINMGCPVRKVVGTGAGSALLKDPQRVAAIVRSVRRATPLPLTVKIRTGWTCGDDVFLEIGRIAQEEGCDAVTLHPRSRAQMFDGKADWSKIGELKAALTIPVIGSGDLFSAADVVAMMAQSGCDAVMVARGAMGNPWIFREALALLEGGEPHPPTRVERLAAARRHLDLFCELEGDRTALMEMRKHLSWYSKGLPGAAQFRAAVNRIEQAAHLTEVMESFFNA
- a CDS encoding two-component system sensor histidine kinase NtrB — its product is MHDVMEGYYENVIDSVGDGVIVLDNSGAVTFVNPAAEEICGVSRRQAKGKRFSSIFSGSDLLLEMVEKTMATGMSVSDHENVVMRRGGRVVPVSASTSPLQMSDGERGGTIVVLRDLTKVRELEAAVRHADRLSSLGTLAAGLAHEIKNPLGGIKGAAQLLEMELPESHEMREYTRVVLKEVQRVNSIVEQLLALASPGKLKLDKVNLHQVLGDIILLQKHDTDCRGITVHQFFDPSIPPIVADESLITQLFLNLIRNAIEAIGEGGTLKVTSRIVYDYSMSQRGEGRARLLAVDVADNGPGIAEENLEQLFMPFFTTKPTGTGLGLAICQKIVSEHRGMINVDSHAGRGTVFTVSLPLLQ
- a CDS encoding sigma-54-dependent transcriptional regulator, with the translated sequence MPMNRILVADDEESMRWVLSKALRKKGFAVDLARDGEEALRQIRENAYDLAILDIKMPGISGLDLLDRVKEECADLFVVVMTAEASMKNAVEAMKRGAYDYLTKPFDLSVMDAVVEKVSRAREMSGQVNLLKEELKDRYQLEKTIIGNSPAMREVYKTIGKVAPSDVTVLVQGESGTGKELIARAIHYNSRRLGKPFIALNCAAIPKELLESELFGFEKGAFTGATERKLGKFEQANGGTIFLDEIGDMPIDLQAKILRVLQEREITRTGGNQSIQVDVRVVAATNQDLEESVRKKQFREDLYYRLNVIPIQLVPLRERSEDVPLLVEYFLGKICAELEHPPKRCSADAMRLLSNYSWPGNIRELENTIKRAVILSPDPLLISADFPGLRTRQGEGGGEELSLEGIVDLKLRGSFSNMERMESGDVYAMVLEQVERPLIRFVLEKTRGNQVRAADILGINRNTLRKKITELGIEVVKPG